The Antedon mediterranea chromosome 11, ecAntMedi1.1, whole genome shotgun sequence genome window below encodes:
- the LOC140062414 gene encoding protein FAM135A-like, which translates to MADLQATIELSVELSKFHNIDLFQRGFYHMRMYLKVPPRSPFKYDVTLPRQSDIEMVTPPCVYENVAVSKTFQILYKNEEVTLKDVAVFKIYHLVDSNKIEESINSTDIQLILELYFSCSDEVPTSPDSLELSSTRTLKLHIDAARGLHSHASVLFDYFHLSAASLTFHAALLGVNQAMFSIPRPVKSGFFGKFSSSTNSPTRQVPIPSLETVLFGPRTKLPENGMEDCLSPEAKKQALQVYRNVTTALLKSKRHLAISFNQLSTYLPIDQRITLDDSDYEENLENMCEVVESLECEEDIVEAVCSSFGQLSGEVTLTWTQYQEIMVSHQRIVVHLRDKYHQMRIQRFSEFFFTTSRPKQMALALEEPGHQSTMAAVKCSEYYCKLPPLPIECEETDGRYENQPIVFEEKYLDSVAFGRGHVISAMEVDVDLHDYNLSADKQELIENQPVQQKPFKEKSKSIIGSLRKSVFPLCLENDVSNHYKENTSPDHHNDSSMSASVSLPSLLLDDVSTNHEVQPVPCDTCIPPSNGCNERRCQSPINCNGEPKERKKSALRRFSSGGRHMLKSGFGSKRKGKLKHAISLDGLERLSFSPDRFDSQACLISSGQKFTPSNDEIEISDVFLSLVDDNCTNEGETVTFDLEMPKNDTQEIQQSTLNTPEVISNDEGAKESRTNPCKRNFVAQDFSSGETSCSSCFPFISSPDVNNYAQPCIVKERHHGEAVVSESTAVAVGEPQKLHPDARLSLMKENRRQKDISFEFAKEDINRKIRTTPFELYSDLPDRASTLPYFSIANEIEYEDEAIDVHLIVCVHGLDGNRADLRLIRTYIELGLPGEKFEFLMSESNQGDTFAGFDQMTDRLIREIRNHIDVFRLKPSRISFIGHSLGTLIVRSALSKAEFEPWLDKLYTFLSLSGPHLGQLFNSSTLVNTGMWFMQKWKKSFSLLQMTLKDHHDPRQTFLYQLSEKPGFALFKKVLLVGSSQDRYVPLHSARVEKCKAAVKDKYIWGTVYNEMLNNIMKPIIDNPEVELVRYDVHHALQSSANSLIGRAAHIAFLDSDIFIEKFMTVSGLNYFK; encoded by the exons ATGGCTGATTTACAGGCCACTATTGAGTTGTCTGTGGAATTGTCTAAATTTCATAACATTGACCTGTTTCAAAGAGG attttatCATATGAGAATGTATCTGAAAGTTCCACCAAGGTCACCTTTCAAGTATGATGTTACGTTGCCACGCCAATCAG ATATTGAGATGGTCACACCTCCATGCGTATATGAAAATGTTGCAGTCAGTAAAACATTTCAAATTCTCTACAAAAATGAAGAAGTGACATTGAAAGACGTTGCTGTGTTTAAAATTTACCATTTAGTGGACAGTAACAAG aTTGAGGAGAGTATAAATTCCACTGATATTCAGCTTATTTTGGAACTTTATTTTAGCTGCTCTGATGAGGT GCCGACAAGTCCAGACAGCTTGGAATTATCAAGCACACGTACACTAAAGTTACACATAGATGCAGCTCGTGGACTTCACTCACATGCATCTGTTCTGTTTGATTACTTTCATCTATCAGCAGCTTCCTTGACTTTTCATGCGGCTCTCCTAGGTGTCAATCAGGCCATGTTCAG TATTCCCAGACCAGTTAAGAGTGGTTTCTTTGGAAAGTTTTCTAGTTCAACAAATTCACCAACTAGACAAGTACCAATACCAAGTTTAGAGACTGTGTTGTTTGGCCCACGTACCAAGTTGCCAGAGAATGGG ATGGAGGACTGTCTTTCACCTGAGGCTAAGAAACAAGCTCTGCAGGTGTATCGTAATGTAACCACCGCTCTACTCAAATCAAAGCGCCACCTAGCCATTAGCTTCAATCAATTATCAACATACTTACCGATTGATCAACGAATTACACTAG atgattctGATTATGAAGAAAATCTAGAGAATATGTGTGAAGTTGTTGAG AGCCTTGAATGTGAGGAGGATATAGTTGAAGCTGTGTGTTCCAGCTTTGGTCAGCTATCTGGAGAGGTAACACTGACATGGACCCAGTATCAGGAGATTATGGTTAGCCATCAACGCATAGTGGTACATCTTAGAGACAAATACCATCAAATGAGG ATACAAAGATTTTCAGAATTTTTCTTTACGACATCCCGGCCAAAGCAGATGGCACTGGCCCTTGAAGAACCCGGGCATCAGAGCACCATGGCCGCGGTCAAATGTTCCGAGTACTACTGCAAACTACCCCCACTTCCAATAGAATGCGAGGAGACAGATGGCAGATATGAAAATCAACCAATTGTATTTGAGGAAAAGTATTTGGATTCTGTGGCATTTGGTAGAG GTCATGTGATTTCTGCAATGGAAGTAGATGTGGACCTACATGACTATAATTTATCAGCTGACAAACAAGAGCTTATCGAAAATCAACCAGTTCAACAAAAACCATTCAAAGAAAAATCAAAAAGCATCATTGGAAGTTTACGAAAATCTGTTTTTCCATTATGTCTTGAAAATGACGTATCCAATCACTACAAAGAGAATACATCACCCGACCATCACAATGACTCTTCAATGTCCGCATCGGTATCATTACCTAGTTTACTATTGGACGATGTGTCCACCAATCATGAAGTACAACCAGTACCATGTGACACATGTATACCCCCTTCAAATGGTTGTAATGAACGCCGTTGTCAATCTCCTATCAATTGCAATGGGGAACCTAAAGAACGAAAGAAAAGCGCGTTACGTAGATTTTCTTCAGGCGGAAGGCACATGTTAAAATCAGGATTTGGCTCTAAGAGAAAGGGTAAACTAAAACATGCAATCAGTCTAGACGGACTGGAACGGTTGAGCTTTTCACCGGACCGCTTTGATTCCCAAGCTTGTTTGATCTCTTCTGGACAAAAGTTTACTCCAAGCAACGATGAGATTGAAATTAGTGATGTCTTCCTGTCGTTGGTGGATGATAACTGCACGAATGAAGGTGAAActgtgacctttgaccttgaaatGCCAAAGAATGACACTCAGGAAATACAACAAAGCACCTTGAATACTCCAGAAGTAATTTCAAATGATGAAGGTGCGAAAGAATCACGGACTAATCCTTGTAAACGCAACTTCGTTGCGCAGGATTTTTCTTCCGGAGAAACGTCATGTTCTTCTTGCTTCCCGTTTATCAGCTCTCCAGATGTTAATAATTACGCGCAGCCTTGTATTGTTAAGGAACGACATCACGGCGAAGCGGTCGTCAGCGAGTCGACGGCAGTAGCAGTTGGAGAACCGCAAAAGTTGCACCCAGATGCTAGGCTATCACTGATGAAGGAAAATAGGAGGCAGAAAGATAT AAGCTTTGAATTTGCCAAAGAAGACATAAACCGTAAGATTCGAACCACTCCATTTGAGCTGTACAGTGACTTGCCAGACAGAGCATCAACACTTCCATACTTCAGCATAGCCAATGAGATTGAATATGAAGATGAAGCCATAGATGTGCATTTAATTGTATGTGTGCATGGACTGGATGGCAACCGCGCTGACTTGAGGTTGATTCGCACTTACATTGAACTTGGCTTGCCCGGAGAGAAATTTGAGTTTCTTATGTCTGAAAGCAATCAA GGTGATACATTTGCAGGATTTGATCAAATGACAGATCGATTAATACGAGAAATTAGAAATCACATCGATGTTTTCAGGCTGAAACCAAGTAGAATAAG TTTTATTGGACATTCACTCGGGACATTAATAGTGAGGTCAGCGTTATCCAAAGCAGAATTTGAGCCATGGCTTGACAAGCTTTATACATTCTTGTCATTGTCAGGACCTCATCTTGGACAGTTGTTTAACAGCAGTACATTGGTTAATACAG GTATGTGGTTCATGCAGAAATGGAAGAAATCATTTTCCTTACTGCAGATGACACTGAAGGACCATCACGACCCTAGACAAACATTCCTGTACCAGTTGAGTGAGAAACCAG ggTTTGCTTTATTTAAGAAGGTACTGCTTGTTGGTTCATCTCAGGATCGCTACGTTCCACTGCATTCTGCTAGGGTAGAGAAATGTAAAGCTGCTGTCAAAGACAAGTATATATGGG GAACGGTATATAACGAAATGCTAAACAACATCATGAAACCAATAATAGACAATCCAGAGGTTGAACTTGTGCGTTATGACGTCCATCATGCATTGCAGTCGTCAGCGAATTCACTCATTGGTCGAGCAGCTCATATAGCCTTCTTAGATTCGGACATCTTCattgagaaattcatgacagtATCTGGgttaaactattttaaatga
- the LOC140062067 gene encoding uncharacterized protein translates to MILFIKDGDTPLHLYLCNGECTLELVTFFIKQGASLSLQNENGNTPLHLYVSRRYYTLEIVKFLIQQHGASLSLQNQDGDTPLHLYLCYGKCTLELVIFFIKQGASLSLQNKEGNRPMAVLENNTRYTDPDERKKILKFDFDKLLVPAEIYSKGKYAIKIYKDELQNGEIAVVNSRCMFLGKEGAGKTSCVKAMLGKRFNSREPSTDGIVTTTVFQATKKDCRKWKKVEDVDGVELSKQIRANALEKKLDEGNDKTWAKVVNIARKSVAKATGKVDVSDITTIWDYAGQLDYYITHRFFLTNKVAYCVVFCVTDNLNELANPRDSSIDSLGMTNLDMNLFWIRSIYEHTVLQHLSGNPILIDGKSIESPPICLIATHMDKLSGSPTEKQIKAEGMFMQMFDAMKGMPYAKHVDREMYMVDNTVKSHEGIEKLKRNVGRYMKAMVKKVPVKWVNLQEKLQIIGKTRLYITLTEVSKIATQCGILQDVLTTAISYLNDTGIIMYTGTNEKLRNIVITNLHWMIKILMQVITVVEPTFEMIDAEDRKQLQKLWEKLSNEGVLEEKLLRYLWRNEDEGLFDVFVELMKVFHLLFEKTKGIEEGNRVFLVPCRMKVDKKDILKVTADDTQTVSIYLTPTDFLPDAVYNTLVVAFLELMTEKGSDDSEVFRNRSDFKFSNHTVSLGSVKINHEKEKPYALKLEISCWNKIKRRVGTAGNETEQKLISEPQPSVCIEVLNYLKEQLKTVCNIYEGIGYNLRVLCTACEPYEHHLIDLDKCLQNDSVPCGRKNAMDTAHIKHFFSTELSEESQTKPTSSEMLDLQTKFNDLKYNLGKHYDGERYLWLKCCLFDVIPRADLTRTDFIATDLFNVLHDHCEIKPNDVTILFEVAELSGLQLAVDLVKQYMKDNNVKGTGDKLSSYRKRLFTALNEVGQKELHDVIAYYGLRRFGFQNMWDVVFNLESEFLLKDEPSKLSVFADRIGKKARNILCPTNEPVRKPESLPALDLEPELVAKRESELQPVQAPKLKPRPESVPKRESELKPVSAPKLKPRPESEIKPVPATKPKLKPKPESVPKPESEIKPVPAPKPVPKLELKPVPATKPKLKPKPELKPKPELKLKPESELKPVPAPKPKSKP, encoded by the exons atgattttgttcATCAAGGATGGAGACACTCCACTTCATTTGTATTTGTGTAATGGAGAGTGTACCTTGGAATTAGTGACATTCTTTATAAAGCAAGGTGCATCATTGTCATTGCAAAATgag AATGGAAACACTCCACTTCATTTGTATGTGAGTAGAAGATATTATACCTTGGAAATAGTGAAATTCCTCATACAACAGCATGGGGCGTCATTGTCATTGCAAAATcag GATGGAGACACTCCACTTCATTTGTATTTGTGTTATGGAAAGTGTACCTTGGAATTAGTGATATTCTTTATAAAGCAAGGTGCATCATtgtcattgcaaaataag gaAGGAAATAGACCAATGGCTGTTTTAGAAAATAATACTAGATACACAGACCCAgatgaaagaaagaagattttaaaatttgactTTGACA aaTTATTAGTTCCAGCAGAGATATATTCCAAGGGTAAATATgctattaaaatatacaaagatGAGCTTCAAAATGGTGAAATTGCAGTTGTGAATTCAAGATGTATGTTTCTTGGGAAAGAAGGTGCTGGCAAGACTAGTTGTGTAAAGGCTATGCTTGGTAAAAG GTTTAATTCCAGAGAGCCATCAACAGATGGTATTGTAACAACTACAGTGTTTCAAGCAACAAAGAAGGATTGTAGAAAGTGGAAGAAGGTGGAAGATGTAGATG GTGTTGAACTATCGAAGCAAATTCGTGCAAATGCATTGGAAAAGAAATTAGATGAAG GCAATGATAAAACCTGGGCTAAAGTTGTGAATATTGCAAGGAAAAGTGTTGCAAAGGCAACAGGAAAGGTAGATGTGAGTGACATAACTACTATATGGGACTACGCTGGTCAACTAGACTACTACATAACACACAGG tttttccTCACAAATAAAGTGGCGTATTGTGTGGTATTTTGTGTTACGGACAACTTGAATGAATTAGCTAATCCACGAGATTCGTCAATA GATTCACTCGGAATGACAAATTTGGATATGAATTTGTTCTGGATAAGGTCCATTTATGAACATACTGTGTTACAGCATCTTTCAGGAAACCCCATTTTAATTGATGGCAAGAGCATAGAGTCACCTCCTATCTGTTTGATTGCTACACATATGGACAAATTATCAGGATCACCAACAGAAAAACAGATAAAG GCTGAGGGGATGTTCATGCAGATGTTTGATGCAATGAAAGGAATGCCGTATGCCAAGCATGTAGATCGTGAAATGTACATGGTGGATAACACTGTAAAGTCACATGAAGGTATTGAAAAACTTAAACGAAACGTTGGTAGATACATGAAAGCAATGGTGAAGAAAGTTCCTGTAAAGTGGGTTAATTTGCAGGAAAAGTTGCAAATAATTGGAAAAACAAGATTGTACATTACCTTGACAGAG GTTTCTAAGATTGCAACTCAATGTGGAATTCTTCAAGATGTACTCACCACTGCCATAAGTTATCTGAATGACACTGGAATAATCATGTACACCGGAACTAATGAGAAATTAAGAAACATTGTGATAACAAATCTTCACTGGATGATTAAAATTTTGATGCAAGTCATCACAGTAGTTGAACCAACGTTTGAAATG ATCGATGCAGAAGATCGGAAGCAATTACAGAAGCTATGGGAAAAGCTGAGCAATGAAGGAGTTCTTGAGGAGAAGTTACTACGTTATTTGTGGCGAAACGAAGATGAAGGTCTCTTTGATGTCTTTGTAGAATTAATGAAAGTTTTTCATTTGCTCTTTGAGAAAACAAAG GGAATTGAAGAAGGTAATCGGGTATTCCTGGTTCCCTGCCGAATGAAAGTTGACAAAAAAGACATTCTGAAAGTCACAGCAGATGACACACAAACTGTATCTATTTATCTGACTCCAACTGACTTTCTCCCTGATGCAGTGTACAACACTTTGGTTGTTGCATTCCTCGAATTGATGACTGAAAAGGGTAGTGATGATTCAGAAGTGTTCCGTAATCGTAGTGATTTCAAATTTAGTAATCACACTGTCAGTTTAGGTTCTGTCAAAATTAACCATGAAAAGGAAAAACCATACGCATTAAAG CTTGAAATATCATGCTGGAATAAAATTAAGCGTCGTGTTGGTACAGCAGGTAATGAGACCGAACAAAAGTTGATATCTGAACCACAACCTAGTGTCTGCATAGAG GTTCTAAACTATCTGAAGGAGCAACTGAAAACTGTTTGCAATATATACGAGGGCATTGGCTACAATCTACGTGTGTTATGTACTGCTTGTGAACCATATGAGCATCACTTAATTGATCTTGACAAGTGTTTGCAAAATGATTCTGTTCCATGTGGAAGAAAGAATGCTATGGATACTGCTCAcatcaaacactttttttcaaCTG AGTTGTCTGAAGAATCTCAGACCAAACCAACATCTAGTGAAATGTTAGACTTACAAACCAAGTTCAACGACCTCAAATATAATCTTGGCAAACACTATGATGGAGAAAGATACCTTTGGCTGAAATGTTGCTTGTTTGATGTTATTCCTAGAGCAGACCTCACACGTACTGATTTCATAGCAACTGATTTGTTCAATGTGCTCCATGACCACTGTGAAATCAAACCTAATGACGTCACCATCTTATTTGAGGTTGCCGAATTATCAGGTTTGCAGCTTGCTGTAGATCTGGTAAAGCAGTATATGAAAGATAACAACGTCAAAGGTACTGGTGATAAGTTATCCTCTTACCGGAAGCGATTGTTTACAGCATTGAACGAAGTGGGACAAAAGGAGTTACATGATGTCATTGCTTATTATGGACTACGAAGATTTGGTTTTCAAAACATGTGGGACGTGGTTTTTAACTTGGAAAGTGAATTCCTTCTTAAGGATGAACCATCAAAATTAAGTGTGTTTGCAGATCGTATTGGAAAGAAAGCAAGAAACATTTTAT GCCCTACTAACGAACCAGTACGAAAGCCAGAGTCATTGCCAGCGTTAGATCTAGAGCCAGAGTTAGTGGCAAAGCGAGAGTCAGAGCTACAGCCGGTGCAAGCACCAAAGCTAAAGCCAAGGCCAGAGTCAGTACCAAAGCGAGAGTCAGAGCTAAAGCCAGTGTCTGCGCCAAAGCTAAAGCCAAGGCCAGAGTCGGAGATAAAGCCGGTGCCAGCAACAAAACCAAAACTAAAGCCAAAGCCAGAGTCAGTGCCAAAGCCAGAGTCCGAGATAAAGCCGGTGCCAGCGCCAAAGCCAGTACCAAAGTTAGAGCTAAAGCCGGTGCCAGCAACAAAACCAAAGCTAAAGCCAAAGCCAGAGTTGAAGCCAAAGCCAGAGTTGAAGCTAAAGCCAGAGTCAGAGCTAAAGCCGGTGCCAGCACCAAAGCCAAAGTCAAAGCCATAG
- the LOC140062761 gene encoding DNA-directed RNA polymerase I subunit RPA12-like: protein MDEVYCASKEFCPRCGTILPFPIKGSVMISCRNCSYETDAREEFKNVVYHTHIHVNTRKNPTAAAEPVTKKDYGTLIERTCVKCGHDKLHFHTRQTRSADEGQTVFYYCPECKHQEIEYS, encoded by the exons ATGGACGAAGTTTATTGCGCCTCTAAAGAATTTTGTCCACGTTGTGGTACAATTCTTCCATTTCCTATAAAAGGAAGTGTTATGATATCATGTAGAAATTGCTCTTATGAAACAGATGCAAGAG AAGAGTTTAAAAATGTGGTGTATCATACGCACATTCATGTCAACACTCGCAAAAATCCAACGGCAGCAGCTGAGCCAGTAACAAAGAAAGATTATGGAACACTA ATTGAAAGAACTTGTGTAAAGTGTGGTCATGATAAACTTCATTTTCACACACGTCAGACGAGGTCAGCTGATGAAGGTCAAACAGTGTTTTATTACTGTCCCGAGTGCAA ACACCAGGAAATTGAATACAGTTGA